Part of the Rhinoderma darwinii isolate aRhiDar2 chromosome 2, aRhiDar2.hap1, whole genome shotgun sequence genome, ttaaaaccatctgTCATGgcctggactccacaagacctctgaaggtttgCTGTGGTATCTGCCACATTGACAATAGCTGCGGATCCTTGAAGTTCTGTAAATTGCGAGATGGAacctccatggattggacttgaTTTTTCAGGTTATACCACAGATGGTTGAGCGGATGGAGTTCTGGAAAATTGGAAGgctaagtcaacaccttgaactctttgtcctgTTCCCCAAACCATACCAgaataatttttgcagtgtggcagggcgcagaGAGGACACGGCTATTAGGGAAAACCTAGCATACACTAAGCCAGGCAAGAGGTGGTGTAAGAAAAAGCGTCTAACAGGTCTAGTTAGAAGCGCCAAAATCATACAGCATGCAACACTTTGattaatttggcgcatcttctgactgcccttTCTAAGTTTACACGGTCTaaaacttagacagtattagggcctgttcacatcagcgttggctttccgttccgcggttccgtctgaggtttccgtcgggtgaaccccgcaacagaaagtcaaactgaaaccacagcttccgtttcagtcaccattgatatcaatggtgacggaaacattgctaatggtttccgttttaatgactgaatcaatagcgtagtcgactgcgctattgattcagttggaaaaacggaaacctggcgcaacggtgacaaacggaaaccattagcaatgtttccatcaccattgatatcaatggtgatgcaaacaaaaGCTAAGGTTTtcatttgactttccgttgcggggttccacgatggaaacctcccacggaaccccctcAAcgaaaagcgaacgctgatgtgaacaggcccttagttaaTGTGCCCCTATGTTCCAGATTTCTTCTGCAGCATTGTCTGAATGTCTTTCCCACACAAATTATAGGGGATAGACATGTATTTAAAGTACACAATACCCTGGGATTTACAGTTGATAAAATCCTTATCAAATACTTGTCCCTTTGATACACTCAGAAATTGCTTACTCCTCAGAATTAATTGACATGCCTTGCAAGACTGACAACTccttttttttatggggaatcACTAAGTCTTCTCTATTTGTATAAGGTCCATGCTGAAAGGATGTTTTAAGAACAAATAACGTATCCCCCTCTTTAAACATGTGTCACCTCCTTCGATTTCCGCACAAAATCCTACAGGGACAAACAGTTACACCTTAGAGGAtcggtcaccagtttataactgccttatcttctacctaatctaataggtgctttaatgtagataagtaatgtgttttatgttttttttttaaaaaaaaaacatttttgacaaagttgtgagcattttaagtgttatgcaaatttgttcttaatgaccaactgggcatttttttacttttcaccaagtgggcgttgtaaagagaagtgtatgatgttgaccaatcagcgtcatacacttctcttcattcatgttcagctgtactcacaacacagcgtgatctcacgagatcacgctgtgctgtcacttactcccacagtaactgtATCGGAGAatcgggagaatgaaaagacatcgccTCCCGGCTCCTTGGTCATTAGGAACAAATTTGAATAAGACTATACAATGTAAAAGTGAGGGACACCTATAAACACCATATGCTGGATGAGTTTTCCTTTTtgactggagtgttcctttaatttgtCTGAACGGAAATACTACACCTGCCACTACACAGATATCATGCCTATGACATGTACAGACAGGGTGGTCACCAATACAGGAAGTCATTGACAGAGGAGTAGGAGTCATCAGACCATGCAGAAGGGTAAATGCACAGCAGCAAGGTATTTTATTGCTTTTGGATTATAGAAGAGTGGAAGTAGGATTTAAGATCAGTGTTAAAGTCTATGTAAAACTTTGAAAGcaaactttttacaaaaaaacgTCAGTGTGTtctgtgcaactttcaaattcgtttttattgaaaactatttttactttttgagatacagctgctttgtattctgtataaaaAGTGGTTGTATCATTCATTGAAACCTGTACCTGTCAGGTtcatgggactgatgggttccgtGACAGCTTATCCATCacgtctaagttcataacttgtgtgatagattacaggtggatcctgtgtggacctgctgacactgaacccgtcaggtccgctggactgacagattcaggtcttagcgaaagatacagctgctctgtatacaggatataaagcagctgtatctcaaaaagtaaaaatagtttttaataaaaactaaaatgtaaaaagttgcacaaaacacactgacatttttatttaaacaataaaataaaatcactttcaaagagttatacatagcctttaatactaATGAAACGAAAACAGAAGTTTAAAACAAAAATGGCATGTGGTTTCTTTATTCTACAAGCTAGGAAACCAACAGGTAGCTCTTCTACAAAAGTGAGAAAATCaataaaactataaaaattggATAAAAGCCTGCTGACTTTTTAAATTACTGTTTCAAGATGATCATATGAAGAATATTCATAAGAAATGAAAAGGTAGATTCTTATATCCTTACAATTAGCAATGGCCTCATTTACAATAAACCATGTCTTTACAACGCAAGCCAGACTCAGATCTTGGATGATTTTGAAGGGCTATCACTAGATTGGTTAAGCATTTTTCGTTTTGCAGGAGGACTGTTACTGTAGGCCTGGAGGATACAATGGGACATCCGAGTTGACTGTGACGTATGTCCTGTGCACTCTGCCTCCCCAAAAGCAGAATGAAATATTAGCTCCTTTTTAGATTGTAATGATGGTTCACACGACAGAGAATCTGTATGTGACAGATGGCCTTGAAAGTTTTTATCCTGTATAGCAGCAGCTGGCTGATTCATATTGTATTGAGAGTGCTCACCAACCCCAACTGCAGATGAACAACACGGAGCATATGAAACAGAAGCAATACGTTCTCCACATTGGCGAGATGATGCCGATTCTCCAGAATCTTTACCAACTTTGAAAAAAGAAtcactcagaaaattcatttttgttCCTGAAGGAGCAATGCCACAATACGAAACTTGACTTCTTCCATTACACGTAACAGTATTAAGCTCATTGACGTTATCAAGACTACCCCCCTTATCCATGGAGTTTCCAACGGAGACCCTACTTTGGTTAAGGCCTTCTGGATGTTCTCTTTGATCGATTGTATTATCCGTTTGTTTTTCTAATTGTAAACCAATGTCATTTTTCTCTGGTAATTTACTTTCTCCTGGTTCACAAGTCGTTTGGCGAATACTTAGTTTAGGCTCACAAAAGCACGAGAATCCCCCAACACTATTCAAGTTGTTTTCCCCATTAGAAGAGTTGGATTTGCAAAGTTCCTTTCTCTTAGGTAAATCATCGAACACCAATTTTCGAAGATATGTTAGAGGTTTCTTTAAATGACCATGGCtggaagaacaatttgctttgcTACCCGGTGTGTTCAGATGAAGAGAGCTAAAAGATAAAGATGAAGTAGGACTTCCGAAGCCTTGAGCCAATTCTGCACCTTCCCTTTGACACACGCTCTCTAAACTCATCGGCTTACTGCTATATAACAATGTAGATGGATATTtactagttgttttttttatctcagGGATGCCTGCATTTTTACCGTTGGATTCTTCAGAACAGACTCCTGTTTTATGGTTGTGGCACAAAAACTGCTGCGTTGCATTCATTTCTTGGCAGGCATGTGTGGTTGCAGCATCAGTTACACGTACATGGGCAGCATTTTCACACTGCgatttttctttttgtatattCTCTGGTGGCCTTTTCAGTTGCTCAACCTGAGCTTCTAGTTCTTCTATGTATCGATCGCTCCTCTCCAGAGCTTTTTTAATCCTACTCATCTCTCGTTCATACTGATCCGCTTTTGCTTGCAGTGCAGCCACTGTAAACCTTCCAAACCTATAAGAAAGACAGGAGGAAAAAGATTATTTAATCATAGTTTTACAGAAAAAGTACCAAGTGATACACAACTAGATATTAGAATCCTGGATAACTGAAAATATTTTCCTTCACTGCAGGTTATTGAAATAAAAGTAGTTTAGAAATATCCCGGTcacaaaaatataatatttagTGTGTAAAGTAACaaaatgtggtgaataaatcaaaataTTTATTTAGAATATTAAGACTGTATGCGGTTTCCTTTTTGAAGCATTGGTTTTAGAATATTAAGCCCTTGGCACCGCAGCCATGGTTTGGTTGTTTATTTGGtctttcccgccttccaaaagccataactttttaggtTTGTGTTgacatagtcctatgagggctttttaTTACCAGGatgagttaaagtgtagctaaactttctgcaaacttctgacatgtcatagtgacatgtcagaagtttggattggtgggtgtccgagcactgagacccccaccaatcgctaaaccaAAAGCAGCTGaatgctcacacgagtgcttcagctgcttcgttctagagattgttgggggtctcagtgctcggacccccaccaatccaaacttctgacatggcactagggatgcacgatgcatcgaaacttctatACGGTTT contains:
- the OBI1 gene encoding ORC ubiquitin ligase 1 isoform X2; its protein translation is MLGLEQCMQGGETQEEKRNELTEQNKPLKVRQPVICANNHVFCSVCIELWLKNNSQCPACRVPITQENPCKSIIGGTSEDEGTQTYIGRKHLRKTRLELLQKEYEEEIESLLKETEDLKRANLRLEERFREANDPAAISMSCDCGNKEAEDRKGIRLLEEWSRKLEMVNAANKKVVEDIAKLKEENRKLRNENLECVRENLRLKNEVDLRSPQKFGRFTVAALQAKADQYEREMSRIKKALERSDRYIEELEAQVEQLKRPPENIQKEKSQCENAAHVRVTDAATTHACQEMNATQQFLCHNHKTGVCSEESNGKNAGIPEIKKTTSKYPSTLLYSSKPMSLESVCQREGAELAQGFGSPTSSLSFSSLHLNTPGSKANCSSSHGHLKKPLTYLRKLVFDDLPKRKELCKSNSSNGENNLNSVGGFSCFCEPKLSIRQTTCEPGESKLPEKNDIGLQLEKQTDNTIDQREHPEGLNQSRVSVGNSMDKGGSLDNVNELNTVTCNGRSQVSYCGIAPSGTKMNFLSDSFFKVGKDSGESASSRQCGERIASVSYAPCCSSAVGVGEHSQYNMNQPAAAIQDKNFQGHLSHTDSLSCEPSLQSKKELIFHSAFGEAECTGHTSQSTRMSHCILQAYSNSPPAKRKMLNQSSDSPSKSSKI
- the OBI1 gene encoding ORC ubiquitin ligase 1 isoform X1, which gives rise to MKGFGRTRAAVVRKTGSVELEMAHNVQNVTLALTLPITCHICLGKVRQPVICANNHVFCSVCIELWLKNNSQCPACRVPITQENPCKSIIGGTSEDEGTQTYIGRKHLRKTRLELLQKEYEEEIESLLKETEDLKRANLRLEERFREANDPAAISMSCDCGNKEAEDRKGIRLLEEWSRKLEMVNAANKKVVEDIAKLKEENRKLRNENLECVRENLRLKNEVDLRSPQKFGRFTVAALQAKADQYEREMSRIKKALERSDRYIEELEAQVEQLKRPPENIQKEKSQCENAAHVRVTDAATTHACQEMNATQQFLCHNHKTGVCSEESNGKNAGIPEIKKTTSKYPSTLLYSSKPMSLESVCQREGAELAQGFGSPTSSLSFSSLHLNTPGSKANCSSSHGHLKKPLTYLRKLVFDDLPKRKELCKSNSSNGENNLNSVGGFSCFCEPKLSIRQTTCEPGESKLPEKNDIGLQLEKQTDNTIDQREHPEGLNQSRVSVGNSMDKGGSLDNVNELNTVTCNGRSQVSYCGIAPSGTKMNFLSDSFFKVGKDSGESASSRQCGERIASVSYAPCCSSAVGVGEHSQYNMNQPAAAIQDKNFQGHLSHTDSLSCEPSLQSKKELIFHSAFGEAECTGHTSQSTRMSHCILQAYSNSPPAKRKMLNQSSDSPSKSSKI